From Echeneis naucrates chromosome 7, fEcheNa1.1, whole genome shotgun sequence, one genomic window encodes:
- the acvrl1 gene encoding serine/threonine-protein kinase receptor R3 yields MGGSALLTVLLAEAFLWISAIQAGTADEGKLLCVCENEKGTCTNGTCRGDICFYSWVNGYEERGCFSQVYYKEQCLTSFKGLYVLCCNQSQCNAASTAPPNINGEMTTVPPESPRPELWITLSLLLFIVTTSACCLILYLHFYRARCQLKNVEDHDVTMLKVPNGDDPTYGDIFDEFCTSGSGTGLPYLVQRTMARQISLVECVGKGRYGEVWRGTWMGESVAVKIFSSRDEQSWFRETEIYNTVQLRHDNILGFIASDMTSKNSSTQLWLVTHFHELGSLYDFLQYSSLEPESCLRMCLSVACGLVHLHTEIVSSQEKPAIAHRDLKSRNILVKRNGQCCIADLGLAVIHSQSHDYLDVGNNPRVGTKRYMAPEVLDETIRMDVFESYKQTDIWALGLVFWEITRRTIVNGIVEEYRPPFFDQVPSDPSFEEMKKVVCVDQQRPSLHNRLHSHPILSAIVKIMKECWYQSPPARLTALRVRKTLSKLDHDSDFSIEKLKQDI; encoded by the exons GCACTGCAGATGAGGGGaagttgctgtgtgtgtgcgaaaATGAAAAAGGCACGTGCACCAATGGAACTTGCAGAGGAGACATCTGTTTCTACAGCTGGGTGAATGGCTATGAGGAGAGAGGCTGTTTCTCTCAAGTTTACTACAAGGAGCAGTGCCTCACCTCCTTCAAGGGCTTATATGTCCTGTGCTGCAATCAGAGCCAGTGCAACGCCGCCTCCACAGCACCACCAAACATTA ATGGAGAAATGACCACCGTGCCCCCTGAATCCCCTCGTCCAGAGTTGTGGATCACTCTTTCTTTGTTGCTGTTCATTGTGACCACCAGTGCATGTTGCCTGATACTGTACTTGCACTTCTATCGTGCACGCTGCCAGCTAAAAAACGTTGAAGACCATGATGTCACCATGCTCAAGGTCCCTAATGGAGATGATCCCACATATGGT GATATATTTGATGAGTTTTGCACTTCAGGGAGTGGCACAGGGCTGCCCTATCTGGTCCAAAGGACCATGGCCAGACAAATCTCACTTGTCGAGTGTGTCG GTAAAGGCAGGTATGGGGAGGTGTGGAGGGGAACTTGGATGGGGGAAAGTGTGGCGGTCAAAATCTTCTCCTCTAGAGATGAACAGTCCTGgttcagagagacagagatttaCAATACTGTCCAGTTACGACATGACAACATACTGG GTTTCATAGCCTCTGACATGACTTCCAAGAATTCCAGCACCCAGCTGTGGCTCGTCACTCATTTTCATGAGTTGGGTTCACTCTACGACTTCCTTCAGTACAGCAGCTTGGAGCCAGAGAGCTGCCTGAGGATGTGTTTGTCTGTAGCCTGTGGCTTGGTTCACCTTCACACTGAGATTGTCAGCTCCCAGGAGAAGCCAGCTATCGCTCACAGAGACTTGAAAAGCCGAAATATCTTGGTGAAGCGAAATGGACAGTGCTGCATTGCTGATCTGG GTTTGGCCGTGATACACTCTCAGTCACATGACTACCTCGATGTGGGCAACAACCCACGTGTGGGTACCAAACGCTACATGGCCCCTGAGGTTCTTGATGAGACTATTCGTATGGATGTCTTTGAGTCTTACAAGCAAACAGACATCTGGGCCCTGGGCCTGGTCTTCTGGGAAATTACCCGCAGAACCATTGTCAATG gaaTCGTGGAAGAGTATCGTCCTCCTTTCTTTGACCAGGTGCCGTCAGATCCCAGTTttgaggagatgaagaaggtGGTGTGTGTAGACCAGCAGAGGCCCAGTCTGCATAACAGGCTTCATTCCCACCCA ATCCTCTCAGCCATTGTGAAGATCATGAAAGAGTGTTGGTACCAGAGCCCACCAGCCCGCCTCACAGCCCTACGGGTGAGGAAGACACTCTCCAAACTGGACCATGACAGTGACTTCAGCATCGAGAAACTCAAGCAGGACATCTAG